In Bos indicus isolate NIAB-ARS_2022 breed Sahiwal x Tharparkar chromosome 25, NIAB-ARS_B.indTharparkar_mat_pri_1.0, whole genome shotgun sequence, the DNA window GTTAAAAGCCTCCTGGGGTCAGGTCTGGGCCCaccatgtacttttttttttttttttggccacgccatgtggcatgtgggatcttccctgaccaggaatttagtctgggccccctgcactgggagggaggagtcttaatccctggactgCTGGAGAAGTCGCCCCACTGTGTACTTTTAGTGAGTCTGGAGGAAATGACTTCACATCTTGGTGTCTCAGCTTCCTTATCCTTTATATAATAGATGAGTTGTTTGAGGGTTGAGTTAATCCATGTGAAGGAGACTGGTGCCTGGCACGTGGTTAACTCAGAATGAGCATCAGCATTTGTCGTTGTAATTTCTCTGTTTTGCTGTGGAATGTCCCAGGTCTCGGGGATCACAGGAGGCCAGGCTTAGCTTAGACAGGGGCTGGCAGCTAACATTAGCAGCGGACAGATCACTGTCTGGACTCTGAGCTGCTCCCCGAAGGCCACCGTAACGGTCACCAAACCTATTCGGTGACAGGTGATGAACTGGCGGCAGAAGCGAGGGCTGGCGCTGAACATCTGCTTCAGCGTCTGAAGGATCCTGGTGCCAGGCAGCAGGAGTCGTGCCGGAGGCCCGGGCTGACCGCACACAATAGACCACAGGGGACACCAGACACGGACGAAAGCGACTCCCCGGGAAGGGGGGACGTGTGGTAGCGGTTTTAGATATAGACCGTTACTGTTGtgcagccgctcagtcgtgtccgactctctgcgaccccatggactgcagtgcgccaggcttccctgtccatcaccatctcccagagtctgctcaaactcatgtccattgagttggtgatgccatccaagcatctcatcctctattggccccatctcctcctgccttcaatctttcccagcaccagggtcttttccagtggaatAAAAACCCCCTAGTTACAGAGAgtggatttttatttaaattgacacatgggatcttcaagGGATAATGGAGTTCTTGGGAATTTTCTGCTTAACACGTTTCTTGAGCCCTGCCATGGCCAGGCTGGGGGTCCCAGGACGCTGAGTCAGGTGAGAACCAGCCCTCAGGAGGGGTTGTTCCAGGAGAGGAGTCAGAGGCACACCATCTTCAGGAGAGGACAGAGGCACAGGGTATCGGGTGGTGAGTCCTGTGAGCTAGGAAGTCCAtcttcccatctcctcctgtccCTGAGGACCCTTCTGAATGAACGCATCTTTGTTTGCAGACGATCTCATCCCCCCGTTGGACCTGCTTGAGATGATCGTCAACTGGATCTTGGAGGACCCCAGGTTGATCCTCATCACCTTCCTGAATACTCCAATTGCCGCCAACCTCCCGATAGGATTTTTAGAGCTCACGCCGCTCACCGGATTGATCCGCTGGTGCGTGAAGGCCCCCCTGGCTcacaaaaggaagaagaagaccCCCTTAGCCAATGGCCACGTCGCCGCCAAAGTCCCGAAGGACTCGGGCGGGGCGGAGCGGGCCGCTCACCTGCTGTACTCCAAGCTGCACCTCAGCGTGCTGCAGGTGCTCCTGATGCTGCAGGCGCACCTGACCGAGAAGAACCTGTACGGCCGCCTGGGGCTCGTCCTCTTTGACCACATGGTCCCGCTGGTGGAGGAGGTGAACAGGTTGGCCGATGAACTGAACCCCCTCAACGCCTCCCAGGAGATCGAGCTCGCCCTGGACCGGCTTGCACAGGCTCTGCAGGTGGCCATGGCCTCCGGGGCCCTGCTGTGCACGAGAGGTGGGTGATGGCCTGGCCGGGcccccctggggtggggggtgccacCCCCTCTGGGGAGggaaataggggcttccctcccccccaaaaaaaacctaaaaaaagaattggaaaaaaaaaccaaaaccaaaccaaaatagGGTCTTCTGGACAAGGACTTCTTTCCTCTGGTTTTAAATCGTCTTGCTTCTTGGTGACTGCAGGGAGGAGGGCAGAAGTCCTGGGACGCCTCCAGGTAGAACCCCGCAGCGAGACATCTCGGTGTCTCCTGGCTGTTTTGCCCAGACCCGGGGCTCCTCCAGAGCGTGGATAATAACAGCTGCATGTCCttcctccaagggaatcttctttttgtgcagttcttttcTATTGTGGCATAATTTATATACAGTGGAATGCATGATCAAGTACAGGAAACATTCCCATCACCTGTTCAGAGGGTTCCTCAATTCTCCTATGTTCAGTGCTGGAACTCGCCCGGGAGCATGACCTGGTGTTGATGACACGCCCGCCTTTGCTCTTTGAGCGCCGGCTCCCAGCCCTTGACGGCAGTCCCACGTGTGCTTCATATCTCCCTCTTAGCCTTGATCCGCTTTCTCTGGGCCCTTCCCCAGCCATCTGACGGGTTCTCAGCAGAGCTGCCCTCTTTCCTAAGTGATGTCTTCTCTTGGGGGCCTGGCGTGTTAAAGCAAATACGGAAGAAAAATGAGAACCCGGTTTCCGAGCAGTGGTAGATGAGAGTGAGGCACTGTGACTGTCCTGCCGGCGGCCTTGAACATCCGGGAGCTTCTCCCCTTGTCGTCTCCCAGCTGTTCCTTAATTCTCTGTCCCTTTAATTTCAGACGACCTGAGAACCCTGTGCTCCAGGCTGCCTCATAATAAGTAAGTGCCCTCCCCAGACTTGCGGCTGGGCTGGCATAGGggtggaggcggggtggggggtgtgcaGGGCAGGGCGGACCCCTTGTCCTGGCTGCCTTGGGTAGAGCTGGTCTGCAGGGTCTAGGGCTTCTGTGTGTAAGGGACCCCCCAGGACCTGCCGatcagtgggggagggggtggatgtGATAGCGTAACGCACAGGAGAGGAAGCCCCAGCAGAGCGGCCATCGGGAGGGTGAGAAAAGAGGCCGTCTTGCTGGGTGTCAGTGAAGAAGCTGGAGTGAGCTGGAGTGTCCtttgatgttgttgttatttagtcgctcagtcgtgtctgactctctgcgaccccatggactgtagcccgccaggctcctctgtccatcgaactctccaggcaagaacactggagtgggcagccatttcctcctcgaggggatcttcccggcccagggctggaacctgcatctcctgctagTGTCCTGCctcgcaggcagatgctttaccgtttgagccaccacggaagcccctgaGTGTCCTTCATCGCTGACGAAGtcagtgtgggtgtgtgttgtGGTGCTCTTGTGTCACCATTGGTGACATTATGGTGGCACAGCCCTTAGGGGGGCAGGACAGGGACATGCCCTGGGCCACAGCGTGTGGGTTAGGCCAGCGCCCTGACATTGGGTGCCACAGACCAGGTTCCGAGTGCGGTTCTACCTGTGGTTTGTAGTGACGCTGGGCCGCCTTGtcacctcagtttccccctccgCTGATTTATGTGCCTCCAGGGTCATAGTCAGGTTTAAACGAGGTGGCATTTGCAGAGTTCCTTGTCCACGGTGCCCGGCAGTCTCCCCCTCAGTGGTCGTGGTTCTTGTCCTAATTTGGGGGAAAGCCGTGGTAAAAGTGGCGAGGAGCAGGAACCGTGTGGTCGAACAGCTGCTGGTAAGAATTCCAGCCTTGCCACTTCCTATCTGTATGACCTCAGGCATGTTCTCGCTCCCTCCGTTTTCTCTGTAAAATCAAGAAAACCATGGCACCTGCCTCGAGCCCCCCCTGCCTCCCGTGCCCTGCTCCCGATCATGGGATTTTTGTGACGATTAATTGAGTAAAAACACAGGAAGCAGGTAGCACATCACTTGATAGGCAGGAAGCACCTCAGAAGCGTTCGCTGCTGTCCCGTCTCCCGTCACCTTATAGCTCAGGGGTTTCTTGGAATCAGGTTAATTTCATTGAATCTAAGAAGCAAAGAACTGTGTGTACAAAGCTGTTTCATGCAAAGGCAGTATCATTAGTAGCGAAGAAGCTGGAAGCAACCTGGCCCTCCCGTCCACAGGGACACTTGGGAAATTGGTAACGTTACATCAGAGGCGTGGAGCACCGGTCAGCTCGGTTgcgcagtcgtgtctggctctttgtgtccccatggactgcagcacccgtTCCCCGGtccaccaccatctcccggagcttgctcgaaCTAATGCCCatcaaggcagtgatgccatccaacatcgcatcctctgtcgtccccttctcctcctgccttcagtctttcccagcatcaggatctcttccagtgagtcagttctttgcatcaggtggccagagtatcgtGTGTCTTCGCTAAAAACAGCAAATGTATATATGAACGCAGCGAGCAGGTGGGCGGGTTTACAGGAATGAGAACGGCCGAGTTAGGTTAGTTGGATGATTAAGCTTCTTTCCGAGGGTTTTTCAATATGGAGGAATGTTCCTTCCCCTTGGTTTTTAACACGGTTGGTGGGGCTCCAGGGCCGTCATTGGCAGGCAGTGAGGACAGAGGTGAGTGTGCCCGGTGGCTGGGCACACTCACAGTGTGTGCGCCCAGCCGCCCAGGGCCCCACCGCCCAGCCCCGCTGGGGCCCAGGAGGGCAGGCAGGTGTGACCGCTGAGCGCAGGCTGAACTTGAGGCCAAAGGATGGGCCAGGGGCTGTTCCCCAGGCTGCTGGCAAGAGGGGCTGGGGGGCTCCGGGTGGACGTCTGGGGGGTGAAACAGAGAGGATGAAATGCAGTGGTTCCTAGGGGAATGACGTGGTTCCACTGGAGATACTCCAGCAGTGGAGCAGGGCCATGTGAGGGGACGGCGCGGCCCTGGGCAACAGGGAAGCTGGGGGGCATGGAGGGGGCCTGGCAGGCGGGATTCCCTGGCTGTGTGAGACAGTGGAGACCCTGGGGTGAGGCTGGGAGAGCAGAGGTCAGGGGAGCGGGGCTGGGGAGGAAGCCCTGAAGGAGGGGATTGGTGTTTAGGCTGAGTCCTTGCAGCCGAGCTCGAGGTGGTAAGGAGGTTAAGACGCCCTGCTGATTGtgctgggaggggagggcgggTCAGACAGgacaagagaaaagagaggagacTCTCCCAGGGGGTCCAGAAGGGGCCAGCAGTGGAGGTGACATTGAATTCAGGAGGGAGGAGGACTTCTTGGGAGGCAGAGGCTGTGGACGTCCTGAACTGCAGAGAGGAGGGTGCAGACCCGGGAGGAAGGGAGTTCAGGAGGGGAGGAATAAGGCTCCCGGGGGTGGGAGTGGGACGGGAGGGGGCCCTGAGAGTGGTTGAGGACTGGGTCCAGGCCTGGGCCTCCTCTGAGGACGCTGGATGTCAGGGTCACGTCCAAGGCCAGCTGCCTTGTGGCTGTGCTTGGCGTTCAGCTGGGACTCAGTCATTTGGAATGCCTCAGAGAAGCGTGGCCCTCCATCACAATGACCCCCCTGGGTATGGATGGCTGAGGCCAAAACAGACAGTGATCTGCGGTCGTCCCTGAACCACAGACGCCAAGGCCGTGTCCAGAACGCCCATGGACCGCAGGGCCCCTGCTTCCCGGCGCTGTGGGCAGGGTCCTGTGGACCGCAGGGCCCCTGCTTCCCGGCACTGTGGGCAGGGTCCTGGCGTTTCCCACCGTGGCCTCTCCCTCTCCAGGCCCCCCCAGTCCACATCCCACCACCTCCAGGTCACCCCCTCCGTTCTCCTGAGCACACAGCCTTCCTCACCCAGAGGCCTGGTGCCGTCAGCCGCCCGCTGCCTCCCTGCAGTGGCCCTGGGCAGGCGGGCAGTGTGGTTGGAGCCTGCGCACCCTAACCCCTCTCCTTGTTTCTGCAGCCTGCTCCAGCTGGTGATCTCGGGACCCGTGCAGCAATCGCCCCACACGGCACTCCCCCCTGGGTTCTACCCCCACATCCACACGCCCCCACTGGGCTACGGGGCCGTGCCAGCCCACCCGGctgcccaccctgccctgcccacgCACCCCGGGCACACCTTCATCTCAGGCATGACCTTCCCATTCAGGCCCATCCACTAGCCTGGCTCCGTGAACTGCTGAGTTGGCACCGTGCCTTCCATGCCTGGTTTGGAGGAAGCCTTCCCGGCAGAGGGCGGTGAGCAGAGAGGAGGCCATGGGGGCGGCCAGGTGACCCCTCCTCGCCACAGGACCCGGTTGGTGCCAAAGTTCGGTGACAGCAGCATCTTTGCGCCTCCTCCCTGTCAACATCTGTAAAAGTCCAGATGCGaccaatgaaagaaaaatcatcCAGCCCTCTGCGGAGCCACGCGGGCACCTTTAGAAGCTGCCAGGACTGTGAGCCTGTGGTCCGGTGTGTCGTTGCAGACACGTACCCTGAACCTGTGCCAAGGGGCATGGATGGGGGACCAGCGTCGCCGAGTCCacctgcctggctttcctccccGGGGGTGGGCTGCGTCCCACCGAGACACAGGCCACGCCCACAGCTCAGGGAGCAAGGCTGAACCACTGGCATCGCGAGCTTGCACCCAGCACTTGGTACAGGTCAGGGAATCCTGTGAGCGTGGCCCCCAGCACTGAGGAGAGGAACTTCTCTGTTTTATTGGGTTCCCTAAAGTTTCTTTTCATATgttcaaataaattttttctaGACATCTCATAGACCATTATGGAATGTGTTTGAAAACTCACTGGCCGGGCCCCCGGAAGTGTCCTCCACAGTCTGCTGAGGTCCTGGTCAGAAGACTGGATATGATTCTAGCCGCTTCTGTTGCCAGCAGCGCCACAGACTCTCCCCACCCTGTGCAGAGCGCCGGGGTCTGTCTGCTTCAGTCACAAGTCCTTTCTGCCCTCAGGGACAGAACTCAGGCCTCACTGGTTTGGGGAGGAGGGATAGAGACTCAGTAACCCTATTGCTGGGCTCCCCTAGGCTGAAGGTGAGGCGCGAGAGGCGGTTACAGTGAAGAGTGAGTGCTGAGGACTAAGATCAACTCGCAGGGATGAAATTCAGCCTTGTGGCGGTTTACCCTGCTGCTTCTGGCTGCAGACCAGACCCTGGAAGGCCAGATGAGAccaggttttgtgtgtgtgtgtgtgtgtgtgtgtgtgtgacgtcTGGAGTTTGAGACGTCCCTCAGGGTAACACAGCTGCACTGCAGGGCTGGCCTTGGTCGCAAGTCCATGATGTGGGTGACCGTGACCACAGGTGCTGTCTCAGGGACGTGAGCTCTAGGCCCTCGTGGGCCCCAGAAGTGCTCAGCCAGGCTCCCACCACCCCAGCCATGTGTAGGAGCTGGTCTGCAAGCAAAGCCTAGCAGGACCCtgcttttaaattgcttttgagAGCCATGAACTAAAGAAGGAGATGTCCTTTCCTTTGATTTCATTATCCTCATGGTTTTCTGTTTATGGACAAATCTGATGTTGAAGCAGGAACCGAAGTCAAGTACCTACTTCCATCTCTCTCGGTGGGACACAGCCACAGGACTAAGATTAGCACTCGCTGGTTCTTGCTGTCAACTCTGATACCGAGTGTTTCTGTAAAGGGTGCAAAAGGGGCTCTCCTATCACTTCCTGATTAGAGGGCCTCTGAACCTGGCTGTGTCCCAGAAGGTGGGCGTCACCATTTATCTCCAGGGCTACATAGTCTCAGCTCCACTCAGACTTCAGgtgattttgcaaaaaaaaaaaaaaagaaaagaggtagGAAACAAAGCCACTAGAGGCACAGATTTCTTCTGTGGTATTTTTAGCAGTATGTGGGCAATTACAAATGATGGGTGGGCCTCCTGTTAAgtaattatgtgccaggcacttgcaccatctttttttttctttacaatggTGTTTTACATCCATTAAAAATTGATACATAAGAAAATATTAGGCATCAGGGGAAACAAACTACACAGAATGTATAAGAAATTACCCACTGATCCAAAGacattccaatttttaaattgagtgaaggaaatgaacagaaaattcatagaaaagaggggcttccctggcagtccaggggttaagatgcCATGCTTCCACTGGGTTGATCCCTGCGTCAGTTCAAAAATCTGCCacggccaaataagtaaatacagcctaataaataagtatattttttaaatggtatgtACTAAGCCAAAAACAGTGGAAACCTCTGGGGAAGATAATGGACGTTGGGTGACAGCCAAAGGAGGCCTTTCCTTGTCTACACAGTTTTAaagtttcaatttttattttttaactcaattttaaaaaatattctgagtCGTAAGGAAGGACAAGACTGAATTAGTCCCTGACTCCTGTAAGTAAAAGAAGCCTGGGTCTGGCATACGTACCAGCCGATAACCACACACAGTTTGTTTTTATAAGGATGGTGTATTCACATGTTACTTGTCTAATTACAAGTAAGTTTTTTAAGTGCATTTTAGAACTTCTATTTCTGGTAGTGATGGGTTAGATTTTTCAGCCAACACTTCTGCTTTAATTTAAAACACTGGAAAACATACAATGACCTACTGACAAACCAGCGGGTTATAAAGAACATCcagctcagggacttccctggggggtcagtggtaaagaatccgcctgccaatgcaggagacacaggttccatccctgggccgggGGGACCCCActtgccgaggagcaactaagcctgagcgtCACAACTAttaagccagtgctctagagtcGAGGAACCGCAACTGCTGAGCTCCtgcgctgcagctactgaagccctggcacctagagcctgtgccccacaacaagagaagccagcacaatgtgAAGCCCGCGTGCTGAAACTAGGGGGTAGGCCCCGCTCACCGCAGCTGGTGAAAGTCCACGTGTAGCAACAAAGACGCGGCACGGCCAAAGATAAGATCCAGGGCAGATGGTAAGCGAAAGCAGGTAAGGGGCACAAAGGCACCTGTGCCCCTGAGGGCCCCAAGGATGAAGGGCTCAAGTGGGGATCTACTAGGAGACCCACTCTCCGTTCTGCTGGAACCCCTGGTATATACCTTGAAGAAGAACAGAAGACGGCAGGGAATGTTGCCCTCGAGCTGAGTGGAGCCTGGGAAAAGCCAAAGGGGAGTCTGGTTCCTAAGAAGTGAGGGGCGGGGCAAGTCCTCACCCTGGGTTGACAGCACTGGTCACCCCGGGACTCTGCCTGCCGTGACCTCAGTCCTTAGGGCTTCCTGGGCTTGCAGTCCTCCCCACTGCCCTCGAGGAGCAAACACACATTCTCTGGAGGAAAGTCAGTCATCCTGGGCTCAACCCACCAATGACTGTCCAAGGAGACCGACTGAT includes these proteins:
- the INTS15 gene encoding integrator complex subunit 15, coding for MSDIRHSLLRRDALSAAKEVLYHLDIYFSSQLQSAPLPIVDKGPVELLEEFVFQVPKERGAQPKRLNSLQELQLLEIMCNYFQEQTKDSVRQIIFSSLFSPQGNKADDSRMSLLGKLVSMAVAVCRIPVLECAASWLQRTPVAYCVRLARALVDDYCCLVPGSVQTLRQILSASPRFCCQFITSVTALYDLSSDDLIPPLDLLEMIVNWILEDPRLILITFLNTPIAANLPIGFLELTPLTGLIRWCVKAPLAHKRKKKTPLANGHVAAKVPKDSGGAERAAHLLYSKLHLSVLQVLLMLQAHLTEKNLYGRLGLVLFDHMVPLVEEVNRLADELNPLNASQEIELALDRLAQALQVAMASGALLCTRDDLRTLCSRLPHNNLLQLVISGPVQQSPHTALPPGFYPHIHTPPLGYGAVPAHPAAHPALPTHPGHTFISGMTFPFRPIH